Proteins co-encoded in one Hyphomicrobiales bacterium genomic window:
- a CDS encoding aspartate-semialdehyde dehydrogenase — MGFKIAIAGATGNVGREMLDILHERGFPADEVVPLASRRSLGTEVSYGDKSLKVKALENYDFSDTDICLMSAGGSISKEYAPKIGAQGCVVIDNSSAFRYDPDVPLIVPEVNADDAAGFTKRNIIANPNCSTAQLVVALKPLHDKAKIKRVVVSTYQSVSGAGKKGGDELFTQSRAVFVSDPIENETFTKRIAFNVIPHIDVFLDDGFTKEEWKMVAETKKMLDPKIKLTATCVRVPVFVGHAEAVNIEFEEELTADDARAILREAPGCLVIDKREDGGYITPYEATGEDATYISRIREDSTVENGLAMWVVSDNLRKGAALNTVQIAEVLVNRGLIQPKAKAA, encoded by the coding sequence ATGGGTTTTAAAATTGCCATCGCAGGCGCAACTGGTAACGTTGGCCGTGAAATGCTCGATATTTTGCACGAACGCGGCTTTCCAGCTGACGAAGTCGTGCCACTTGCTTCACGTCGTAGCTTGGGAACGGAAGTTTCATACGGTGATAAATCACTGAAAGTGAAAGCGTTGGAAAATTACGATTTTTCTGACACGGACATTTGTTTGATGTCTGCGGGCGGTTCTATTTCTAAAGAATATGCACCAAAGATTGGCGCGCAGGGCTGTGTTGTTATCGATAACTCATCTGCCTTCCGCTATGACCCTGATGTGCCGTTGATCGTGCCTGAAGTAAACGCAGATGATGCAGCAGGCTTTACAAAGCGCAATATTATCGCAAATCCAAACTGTTCAACCGCTCAACTTGTTGTGGCGCTAAAGCCATTGCATGACAAAGCGAAGATCAAGCGCGTTGTGGTTTCAACATACCAATCTGTTTCTGGCGCTGGCAAAAAGGGTGGCGATGAACTCTTCACTCAGTCTCGTGCTGTATTCGTGTCGGACCCAATCGAGAACGAGACATTCACCAAGCGCATCGCGTTTAACGTGATCCCGCATATTGATGTGTTCTTGGATGATGGCTTCACGAAAGAAGAGTGGAAAATGGTCGCTGAGACCAAGAAGATGCTCGACCCAAAAATCAAACTCACCGCCACTTGTGTGCGCGTGCCTGTTTTTGTTGGTCACGCTGAAGCTGTTAACATTGAGTTTGAAGAAGAACTAACTGCAGATGATGCACGTGCAATCTTGCGGGAAGCGCCGGGCTGTTTGGTAATTGATAAGCGCGAAGATGGCGGTTACATCACTCCTTATGAAGCAACGGGCGAAGATGCGACTTATATCTCTCGTATCCGCGAAGATTCAACCGTCGAGAACGGTCTTGCTATGTGGGTGGTTTCAGACAACCTTCGCAAAGGTGCAGCGCTTAACACGGTTCAAATTGCAGAAGTGCTTGTTAATCGCGGCTTGATCCAGCCAAAGGCAAAAGCTGCTTAA
- a CDS encoding haloalkane dehalogenase, with protein sequence MALSTKEHEKSFVSVEGKKMAYVALGEADNTPILFLHGNPTSSYLWRNVMPHVADDYYAIAPDLIGMGDSDKLDNPNAESYRFVEHRRYLDGFINAVLPEGPIYLCIHDWGSALGFDWARRNSERVKGICFMEGIVAPVPSWDDWPEEARAVFQGFRSEAGEDMVLEKNIFIEAVLPGSILRKLTDEEMEVYRRPFKDKGENRRPTLTWPRQIPIEGDPEDVTKIVEDYAAWLAKTEIPKLFVDASPGAILRGKLRDLCRSWPNVTEVQVAGSHFIQEDSPDEIGGAMAGWLSEVDS encoded by the coding sequence ATGGCACTCTCAACCAAAGAACATGAAAAATCATTCGTATCCGTCGAGGGTAAGAAAATGGCCTATGTCGCCTTAGGAGAAGCTGACAACACGCCGATATTGTTTCTGCATGGCAACCCAACCTCCAGCTATCTATGGCGCAATGTTATGCCTCATGTGGCTGATGACTATTACGCCATCGCGCCAGACCTAATCGGCATGGGTGATAGTGATAAGCTCGATAACCCCAATGCTGAGAGCTACCGTTTTGTTGAACATCGCCGCTATCTTGATGGTTTCATTAATGCGGTTTTGCCTGAAGGCCCGATTTATCTTTGTATCCATGATTGGGGGTCCGCGCTGGGCTTTGATTGGGCACGTCGCAACAGCGAACGCGTTAAAGGCATTTGCTTTATGGAAGGCATCGTTGCACCCGTTCCAAGTTGGGATGATTGGCCCGAAGAAGCCCGCGCCGTCTTTCAAGGCTTCCGCTCTGAGGCGGGCGAAGACATGGTGTTAGAAAAAAACATCTTCATCGAAGCCGTTTTGCCAGGTTCCATCTTGCGCAAACTAACGGACGAAGAAATGGAGGTTTATCGTCGTCCTTTCAAAGACAAAGGCGAAAACCGTCGCCCAACACTCACATGGCCGCGCCAAATTCCAATTGAGGGCGATCCTGAAGACGTCACCAAGATTGTCGAAGATTATGCCGCATGGCTTGCTAAAACCGAGATACCCAAGTTGTTCGTTGACGCCTCACCTGGCGCTATTTTACGCGGGAAGCTCCGTGATTTGTGTCGCTCATGGCCGAATGTTACCGAAGTACAAGTTGCAGGCAGCCATTTCATTCAAGAAGATAGCCCCGATGAAATCGGTGGCGCAATGGCGGGTTGGTTGTCAGAAGTAGATAGCTAA
- a CDS encoding GcrA family cell cycle regulator — protein sequence MSWTDERVDVLKKLWMDGLSASQIALELGGVTRNAVIGKVHRLGLSGRGKTTSTASRSRPQRAPNASSRPRGQSGGSVGNAALKMSPDQAAEPAPRPQRFEELVIPISERANIMDLTEHTCRWPIGDPTESEFHFCGRKSDEGVPYCGHHRRIAYQPAADRGRRKAAG from the coding sequence ATGTCTTGGACTGATGAGCGGGTAGACGTTTTAAAGAAACTCTGGATGGATGGCTTGAGCGCCAGCCAAATCGCGCTTGAACTTGGGGGCGTCACAAGGAACGCCGTGATTGGTAAAGTGCACAGACTTGGTTTGTCTGGCCGTGGTAAAACCACATCAACCGCAAGTCGTAGTCGTCCGCAGCGTGCGCCTAATGCATCGTCACGACCGAGGGGGCAATCAGGTGGCAGTGTTGGTAATGCGGCGCTCAAAATGTCGCCGGACCAAGCCGCTGAGCCAGCGCCGCGTCCGCAGCGTTTTGAAGAATTGGTGATCCCAATTAGTGAGCGCGCTAATATTATGGACCTGACAGAGCACACATGTCGCTGGCCAATTGGTGACCCGACAGAGAGTGAATTCCATTTTTGTGGTCGTAAATCAGATGAAGGCGTTCCTTATTGTGGGCATCATCGCCGGATCGCCTATCAACCTGCTGCTGACAGAGGGCGTCGTAAGGCGGCTGGCTAG
- a CDS encoding aspartate aminotransferase family protein, with translation MSSNALFQSYNRIPLKFVSGEGSWLTSDKGERYLDYASGIAVNSLGHSHPKLVEALKTQADGIWHLSNLYEIPEQSAFAERLCAATFADRAFMANSGAEAMECAIKTARRYHWLKGDTDRNRIITIEGAFHGRTLGTIAAGGKDKYMEGFGPNMDGFDQVPFGDHDALKAAITDKTAAILVEPIQGEGGIRPVPSQCLRGLRELCDEHGLLLIFDEVQCGAGRTGTLFAHEAAGITPDIMAVAKGIGGGFPLGVCLATEEASTGIGPGVHGSTYGGNPLGMAVGLAVLNVMLEDGFLDEVKQKSLVLKQKLAALIDTNSDIFEEVRGEGLLLGLKTRIPNSDVIASARNNNLLMVPAGTDVVRLLPPLTTTAEELDIAVQSLEKACSEIRAAQSAQ, from the coding sequence ATGTCATCTAACGCGCTTTTTCAGTCTTATAATCGTATCCCCCTCAAATTCGTATCCGGCGAAGGCAGCTGGTTGACGTCTGACAAGGGTGAGCGATATCTGGATTATGCGTCAGGCATTGCCGTGAATTCACTGGGTCACAGCCATCCAAAACTTGTGGAAGCACTTAAAACTCAAGCTGACGGCATTTGGCATCTGTCAAACCTTTATGAAATTCCAGAACAAAGCGCGTTTGCTGAACGCCTTTGTGCAGCAACCTTTGCTGACCGCGCCTTTATGGCAAATTCTGGCGCAGAGGCGATGGAATGCGCAATTAAAACGGCACGGCGCTATCACTGGCTCAAGGGCGACACGGACCGCAATCGGATCATTACGATTGAAGGAGCATTCCACGGCAGAACCCTTGGTACAATCGCCGCAGGTGGCAAAGACAAATACATGGAAGGCTTCGGGCCTAACATGGATGGCTTTGACCAAGTTCCCTTTGGCGACCATGACGCGTTGAAAGCTGCCATCACAGATAAGACTGCCGCAATCCTTGTCGAGCCTATTCAAGGTGAAGGTGGCATCCGTCCCGTTCCATCGCAATGCTTACGTGGCTTACGGGAATTATGCGACGAACATGGCCTCTTGCTGATTTTTGATGAAGTGCAATGTGGGGCCGGACGCACTGGCACTTTGTTTGCCCATGAAGCCGCAGGCATTACACCAGATATCATGGCCGTTGCAAAAGGCATCGGTGGCGGCTTCCCGCTCGGCGTGTGTTTAGCAACAGAAGAAGCTTCCACAGGCATTGGACCTGGCGTTCACGGCTCTACTTATGGTGGCAACCCGCTTGGCATGGCTGTTGGTCTCGCTGTTCTCAATGTGATGTTAGAAGACGGCTTCCTTGATGAGGTCAAACAAAAGAGCTTGGTGCTCAAACAAAAGCTTGCAGCTTTGATCGACACCAATTCAGATATCTTTGAAGAAGTTCGCGGTGAAGGACTTTTGCTCGGCCTTAAAACCCGCATTCCCAATTCAGATGTTATTGCAAGTGCACGCAACAACAATCTATTGATGGTACCAGCAGGCACCGACGTAGTCCGGCTTCTGCCGCCACTTACAACGACCGCCGAAGAACTCGACATTGCTGTTCAAAGCTTAGAAAAAGCCTGTTCAGAAATTCGAGCCGCGCAATCCGCTCAATAA
- the argF gene encoding ornithine carbamoyltransferase, with protein sequence MTNPRHFLDLKDHSSKTLRAIIDDARSIKDERTKSGRMSYQPLAGKMLAMIFDKPSTRTRISFDVGMRELGGETLYLSGAELQLGRGESIADTAKVMSRYVDAIMIRTTDHSRLIELSEAATVPVINGLTDDSHPCQIMTDIMTFEEHCGPIKGKKLAWSGDGNNVLSSFVHAAARFDFTLAVATPQELKPTDAILKWAESEGAKLELTSDPYEAVKGADCVITDTFVSMGDNQKYRRHNLLMPYQVNDELMAAAKDDAIFMHCLPAHREEEVTASVMDGPQSVVFDEAENRLHAQKSILKWCME encoded by the coding sequence ATGACCAATCCTCGTCATTTTTTGGATTTGAAAGATCATAGTTCCAAGACACTACGCGCCATCATTGATGATGCGCGCTCCATTAAAGATGAGCGCACGAAGTCTGGTCGCATGAGCTACCAACCGCTTGCTGGCAAAATGCTCGCTATGATCTTTGATAAACCTTCTACCAGAACCCGTATTTCCTTTGATGTTGGAATGCGTGAGCTTGGTGGGGAAACGCTTTATCTATCCGGCGCCGAACTTCAGCTAGGTCGCGGAGAGAGCATTGCAGACACGGCAAAAGTAATGTCTCGCTATGTGGATGCGATCATGATCCGCACCACCGATCATAGTCGGCTGATCGAATTGTCGGAAGCGGCCACTGTGCCGGTCATCAACGGCCTGACAGACGATAGCCATCCATGCCAAATCATGACTGACATTATGACCTTTGAAGAGCATTGCGGCCCGATCAAAGGCAAGAAGCTTGCGTGGTCTGGTGATGGCAATAATGTGCTTTCCTCCTTCGTTCATGCCGCCGCACGTTTTGATTTCACGCTGGCAGTCGCAACGCCACAAGAACTGAAGCCAACAGATGCGATCCTTAAATGGGCGGAAAGCGAAGGTGCGAAGCTTGAGCTTACCAGTGACCCTTATGAGGCTGTGAAAGGTGCGGATTGTGTGATCACGGATACATTTGTTTCCATGGGGGACAATCAAAAATATCGTCGTCATAATCTACTCATGCCGTATCAAGTAAACGATGAGCTGATGGCAGCAGCCAAAGACGATGCAATCTTCATGCATTGCCTACCAGCACACCGCGAAGAAGAAGTAACAGCATCCGTCATGGACGGTCCGCAATCTGTTGTTTTCGATGAAGCAGAAAACCGATTGCACGCACAAAAGTCGATTTTAAAATGGTGCATGGAATAA